In Salmo salar chromosome ssa14, Ssal_v3.1, whole genome shotgun sequence, the sequence agatgtgcagcaatgttttttttggacagcagtggcttcttccgtggtgtcctcccatgaacaccattcttggtgtctacgtatcgtagactcgtcaacagagatgttagcatgttccagagatttctgtaagtctttagctgacactcaagGATTCGTCTTAAACTCATTGAACATTCTGcgttgtgctcttgcagtcatctttgcaggacggccactcctatggagagtagcaacagtgctgaactttctccatttatagacaatttgccttaccgtggactgatgaacatcaaggcttttagagatactttagtaaccctttccagctttatgcaagtcaacaattctttatcttgggtcttctgagatctcttttgttcgaggcatggttcacatcaggcaatgcttcttgtgaatagcaaacacacattttgtgagtgtttttttatagggcagggcagctctaaccaacatctccaatcttgtctcaatgattgtactcctggttagctgactcctgactccaattagattttggagaagtcattagcctaggggttcacatatattttccaacctacactgtgaatgtttaaaatatgtattcaatatagacaagaaaaatacaatcatttgttATTAggttaagcacactatgtttgtctattgttgtgacttagacgaagatcagatcaaatttgatgaccaatttatgcagaaatccaggtaattccaaaggatttgtatactttttcttgccactgtatgtgggaactccttcaagactgttgaaaaagcattcctcatgaagctggttgagagaatgctaagagtgtgcaaagctgtcatcaaggcaaagggtggcttctttgaagaatcaaaaatacattttgatttgtttaacaattttttggttactacatgattccatttgtgttatttcatagtttttatgtcttcactattattctacaatgtagaaaatagtaaaaataaagaaaaacccttgaatgagtatgtgtccaaacttttgactagtactgtatctATCCATTCGTATACCATTCACAGAGCCTACATGTCAACAGTGGCATGGCTTTCAACTGAAAACAATTATACATTTATATTGTGTAAACACATTATTTGTATTCAACTATCATTTCATTGTTTTACTGAAATCCCAATTCTATGCCTAACCCTTAGACTGAACTatcctctacactatatatttgATTGTCCCCCCCAATGACCACCACTGTGATGCCATCCTAGATGGAGGAAAACTGATTCAGTTTGCTCTCCTTGAAATCTGCAACAAAATAAAGTTGTGTCACTAGCCATGGGCAACCTCATCTAGCCAGGTCATGGCACTGTTCCTGCAGAACTGagtgagaggagggaaggggaaatGGGTTTTGGGAGTGACAGTAGCTAAATTAGGAAGGCAGGGTGAAAAGCAGCCAAAGCTATCATCTGCTAAGAGCGCAACTCACAACACACATTCCTGGAGAAACAGATATGGTGAACACATCAATGTAGCTGCTTAATATTTACAGCCCTAATTCCATCTCGTGACAGACATTCTCATACTATAATATTGTTGATTATTAACTATGAGCGCCACTTTGTGTCTGAGATGATATTGACATCGGACATGGAGAAACATTAAGAGTAGCAGCAGGGGTGTACTCAAACTGCAAAAGTAATGAAAATGTATTAGATTATGTTTTATATTTATATTGTGACTGATGGGGAAATCCAAAAGCAATGCCAAACAACCTCTAGTCTGCACACGAATAAGTACTTTTTTTGGCAGGGAGGGCAGGAATGGGTGTCAAGTGTGGTTGCGCTCATACAAGGCTTACCGGCATTTTCCAAAACCTGAGGACTGACTGGTTTACTTGCCTGCTTGGATTACCTCTTTTGCTTTATTGACCTGGAATTCAGTGGAACATAGTGATAGTGAGCACGTCAACAGGTTCTCTGCTCCAATACAGAGTACAAGAACTCCATCCCCCTCCAAAGCTTGAAAAGTGTTGTTTGGATGGGATTATAGAATTAACTGCATGTCAAGTCTATACTTTTACATTTAGTGTCAATTATATCTCCTCTGACCAAAAGATAACATGGTAAAGAAAGTAGACATTTGTAAAAGTCAAAGcatttaaaatatgtattttgatGGGGCaataatatattttctattttcttcTCCCCTTTCCCTGCTTGGTATTGAAGATCTGTTGACGTTGACTTTAGTATGACCTTCTCAAAGAGTCTTCAGAGGCAACGAGCTGATAAACAGCCCTGTTAAAAGCCCAAAAAGCGATAGCAAATGTTATGTGCCTCTAGTGAGACCATCTATGGCATTTCCAGATTGCTCTGAAAAGCTGTCAAGGATATAAGACAATGGTAAGCAACCCCAAATGTAAGACTGAATGAATCGGTTTCCATGGAGAGTAGAAGATTCATTCATAAGGGGGTGGTCTGAGTATTGGATTTATTCAAGCCCTACACAGAGTACAGACAAAATATGTGTAGCGTTTTCTGTTACTATACCTGTGCATCAATGATCTTCTGCTTGGCATCTATGACAGCCTGCATCTCTGCATGGTCTCtcttcagctcctcctctacagcAATTAACCTGTGAGTGACAGAGCATTGCCATCTCAGATGCATACAAACCTAAAGGGGAGGTCATAGGCTGCACCTCAAATggtagaccctggtcaaaagtagtgcactatacagggcatttggaaagtattcagtccccttccccttttccacattttgttatgttacagccttattctaaaatggattcaattgttttttcccctcatcaatctacacacaataacccataatggcagagcaaaaccaggtttttagaattttttgcaaatatatCAATAAACCCCCCctggaaatatgacatttacataattattcagaccctttacttagtactttgttgaagcacctttggcagcaattacagcctctagtcttcctggttatgacgctacaagcttggcacacatgtatttggggagtttctcccattcttctctgcagttcctctcaagctctgtcaggttggatggggagtgtcgctgcacagctattttcagttatctccagagatgtttgatcgggttcaagtccaggctcttgctgggccaatcaaggatattcagagacttgtcccgaagtcagggtcgttgtcctgttggaaggtgaactgtcgcccctgtctgaggtcctaagcaagttttcatcaaggatctgctccattcatctttccctcgatcctgactagtctccctgccgctgaaaaacatccccacagcatgcttcagcgtagggatggtgccatgtttcttccagacgtgatgcttggcattcaggcttgagagtgcttttggcaaactccaagtgggctgtcatgtgccttttactgaggagtggcttccgtctggccacaaaggcctgattgatggagtgctgcagagatggttgtccttctggaaggttctcccatctccacagaggaactctggagctctgtcaggcccttctcccctgattgtgcAGTCTGGCCAggtagccagctctaggaagagtcttggtggttccaaaccttttaagaatgatggcggccactgtgttcttggggatcttcaatgctgcagaaatgtttggtacccttccccagatctgtgcctcgacactatcatgtctcggagctctacggacaattccttcgacctcatggcttggtttttgctctgacatgcactgtcaacagacctgctgtcccagacctgctggaaccctgacctgttcactggacgtgctacctgtcccagacctgctgttttcaactctctagagacagcaggagtggtagagatactctcaaagatcggctatgaaaaagccaactgacacttactgttgtgttactgacttgttgcaccctcaacaactactatgattattactatttgaccatgctggtcatttatgaacatttgaacatcttggccatgtgctgttataatctccacccggcacagccagaagaggactggcaacccctcatagcctggttcctctctaggtttcttcctaggttttggcctttctagggagtttttcctagccaccatgcttctacacctgcattgcttgctgtttggggttttaggctgggtttctgtacagcactttgagatatcagctgatgtaagaagggctatataaatacatttgatttgatatagacaggtgggtgcctttccaaatcatgtccaatcaattgaatttaccacaagtggactccaatcaagttgtagaaacatctcaaggatgatcaatggaaacaggatgcacctgagctcaatttcgagtctcataacataggtattcagaccctaaGCAAGTAaggcatttctaaaaacctgtttttgctttgtcattatgggttattctgtgtagattgatgaggaagaaaattattttatccattttagaatttggctgtaacaaaatgtgggaaaagtcaaggggtctgaatactttccgaatgcactgtatatagggcatagggtgccatttgggacaactaTACAAGACACTATAGACACGCCATTAAGCAGTCAATCTGTGATTTTGCTTCCATtcaatcattcattcattcaaagGAATTCCGACTGGAGTATGGGCTTGTTTTAAGCAAAATCATCCAGAGGGTGCCTAGTAATGCCTACCTGCAGATGATGCTCTTCATCTGGTTGTCCTTCTCCTCCTGCTGCCGCCGCAGCCTCTCCTCGCTGTCCTCCAGGCGGGCCTTGTACTCCATCAGCAGTTTCTGCATCTGCTGCTCCTGGGCCAGTAGACGTCTCTCGTACTCCTCCAGACACCGACTAGACACCCGCAGGCGCTCCTTCAGCTTGGAGATCTCCTGTTCATACTggcgggagagaggagagaaaaacagagatagagggaaagagaaagcgaggcagacagacagagggaaagtgagagagagagagagagagagagagggaaagagaaagtgagtgggagggagggaggggacgaTCATGTTAGTCATGACTAAGACTATCTCTGTCTGCCTACACTGGCTTAGCAGGCTGATGTGTTGACTTGGATGATTAGGAAGAAGTCAGTCATTTAACTTGGAAATATTTTGGCCATCAAACCCTCATTGACTGTAACTCTGGCTGTGTCTTTACCTTCTTGGCGTGCCTGCTGTCCTCCCTGCTCTGATCTGCTGGGGCCGCCTCGTCCTCGAACTGGCCATTATTCAGTACCCACGCCGCTGTCCTCTCTACCGGTGACATGGTGACTGGCTCTACCGGCGATGCCACCTGCACCACCACAGATACATGTATGTCAATCAAATCTACCCTGAGTGCCTTTGGCCACACTTTATTtcttgataataataataacagttatTATATAGGGGTGTCGGAGCGGAATGTGTGTGAAGTGTAGTTCTGTATGCCAGACCAGTACCTGCGGTGGCGTCTGCTGCTTGGCCACGCTCCTGACAGCGGGCACAGGGCTCTCCATGGAGCAGGTGGACTGTTGGTGTGAGCGGCCTCCTGTGCCTGGCTGGGCCTGGATGGGGATAGGCATGGGCTCTGTGTTGATGGAGCTGCTGCTGCGCAGAGAGGCGCTGTGGGGCAGGGAGCGGGGCAGGGAGCGGGGCGTTCGGGCCCCACCACTCCCCCCGCTGCGGCTCTGCTGCTCCACCCTTACGATGTGGGCCGTGCTGCTTTGCCTGGGCACTGCCACAGCGTGGGCTCCTCTGTGGTGGTCTGGCAGGTTGTGGCGGCGCGGCGTGGAGCAGTCTTCGCTCTGCGTGCTCCGCCGGCTGAACTCCTCCAGACTGCTATTGGACGGGACCCTGCCCCCTTTCCCCCCCTGGCTCCCGCCTCCAAACTCAACCTCCGAGTTGCTGTGGCTGCGGGAGCTATCGGTGCTCAGGTTCTCAGAGCTGGAGTCCGGCTGCAGGGAGTGCACTGAGTGGGAGTGGACCGAGTGTGTTGTGGAGTGTActgctgtttgttgttgtgtCTGGTTGCTAAGGTGATAGACAGGGTTCTGGAAAGACAGGGGCTGGAGGCTCCTCTGCTGGCTGAGGGAAGGGTGCAGGGGCCGACGCACCTGGGGTGCACTCTGGGGTAGGTTGTCCTGTAACGAGGGCTTCTGGTGGAGGGCTTGGTGTGACTGTGAGGTGGTAGCTTGGTGGGGGTGTCCGATAGAAAGCTGGGAGCCCACCCTGCTCAGCTTGGGGGGAGCATCGTGGAGGGGGAGGGGTCCCTTGCCACTCTGGACCATGTGAGAGTCCTGAAGGTCCACCAGGGAGATGCTGCGTCCGCTGGgcaggaggttctctctctcatccttgtcTGAGAAGCTCATGCTATGGCCGGACGACTGCTGGCCCAGGAGAGGGTGCTTCCCCCGGTGAAGGCCGTTCGTAACATGCTCTTGGACTGGGGACTTGTTTCTGCCAACCTCACTGCAAAACGTGGAcagtaaacacacaacacattaacaGAGAGTTCCGAAACCAAAGCTAGGACCAGACCAAGAACAtgtgtacatcccaaatggcatcctattccatatgtagcgcactacttttgaacagggcccataggggtctggtaaaaattagtgcactataaattACTAGGaaatagagttccatttgggactcactACATGAAATGTAAGCTACCTTCTTTTCAAGTTTAACTCAAATGTTCCTTTAGCAACAATGTTCACGCTGATTCACTTTAAAACCCTCCATCTCGGATTCCCTCATTACCTCTACAGCCGCTAAAAATAGGAAGTCTCTAGCTGCAGCTTTATTTAGAAAGATCCTAGCAGCAAGTCATCTCCCAAGTCAATACACCATGAAACAACTCATCTATATAAAATGCATGAGCACACCAACATCTTTCAACCTCTGGGATAACTGGCACAAAATCACCAGATGAAACAGCCTTTGAAAATAACTACACCACAGAATTAGGCCATGCATGGCTGGGTGGTGATTGGCAATACCATTGCTGCAGTTGTGACCATTTTGGAGCACTACCTGTCAGCCGGATCTTCGAATATCCTCTGCAGGCCTGAGGAGATGCTGCCACTGATGTTGTGTGAGGAGCTGTAGTCCTGGAAGCGTCGGAGCTGCTGCTGGATGGGTGTGGGGCTAGACAGAGAGCGGGCTATGTCCCCCAGGATGCGGGGCAGGGGGCCCAGCTTGGCTACGGTCGCCTGCAGGAAGGAATTTTCACCCTGGGTTGCATGTTACCAAGACAAGGGGCAGCAGCACCAGGCCACGTCACCCAGCATTGTGGAATGAGGATGGCAGAAGGTTTGGAGGGCGGAGGATTGATGGGTTGGATTTGTTGGTTGGTTGGCAATGAGAGGCACCATAATGCATTGGTATTGGCGGGATAGTGTAACCATGAAGACaccaagtgtgtgtgttgggcggaGTGGAAAAGGGGAAAGGGGGAAAGGGTGGGCGTAGAGGCAAAAGGAAAGAAAGTAGATACATAAGAGGAAAAAACATAAGGAAATTAATAAGTTTGGGGTAAAAAATGTAAACACATGCCACTAAATAACAGACATTCCAAACACAGCAAACATGCATCAAGGGCAAACGAATACAGAAGGTTGTGAGGTAAGATGCAGGAAGGATTTAAATGGATGTTGTAAAACAACTAGGGTTCACGGAACATTTGTGCAGAGGGGTGTAAATAACGCAGTAGAATAAACATGCATTAAAATAAACTGATGTACAGCGCAGGAGCCTTGCGGGATTAAGGTTAGGGGGAGTGGTGGGAACAGTGAATGAGTGGGTGATGTTACCCTGCTGTAAAACCTTTAACATACGACTTCTAGACTCGACAGACATTAAGGAACATCCTAGTGAAAGAAATGTGGGGTAAAAACATCCTGGACAGTAATAACTAAGTTTCTCTCTTCTCATAAAGTCGTTAACTAACCCTTTAGCTACGGCACGGCAGGCTTCAGATGTAAGTCAATGTGGTGTAAGCTGATTAGGCAGACTTGTCCTAACGCCACTTAATATTATTAGACCATTGCACGGGATTATGTCACAGTGATCTTATTAGACCCATCTACCCACATTTCATCCAGAAAAACATTATTACACTCAGCATTACTCAGAATCATACATTTGTGCATTTAGATTCATAGCAGCTGTAAAAATCCCCTCCAAGCCTGCAAACGTAGTAGTCAAACAGATTAGGGAAAGAAAGATCTTTGTCAGGATAACACACAATCAGATGGGCAGACCCAAACCCACTACACACCACTGCAAGGTATCATTTGCAGCAGAGCCTCTTAACTCAACAGAAACCTACTAAGGGCCACAATTAGGAGCCTTAGCATCTCATTAAAGTACAGCGCTTTCCTTTTCTTCTTTAGGCTTACAAAAGATATgaatgtgtcccaaattgcactaCATTCCCTATGTAatgccttatgggccctggtcaaaagtagttaaagggaacagggtgacacaataaagggaacagggtgccatttgggatgaaaatTATGTTTTTACAACATCTGTTAACAGAGGTATCATTGCTTCTCACTCCAAGGTCTTCCTTACCTTGTCCAACTGGGACACCACGTCCCACAGGAGCGAGTGGAGGACAGACAGCTCCCGGCCAAGGTCGATGTAACCTTCGAATCCTGGCGTGTTGGAGATGGTCTCTGGGTTGGAGATCTCCGTGAGGAAACGCATCATACCTGCCCATTCGTGCTCCAGGAAGTCGTTCATGAACGCCATGTACTCCTCTTTGTTGCCAAACCTTGGACACGGACAATAACAAGCGTTCATATGATGCACTTTCTACTTAGGGCGACATGCTTTGATTGTCTTGTCAATTTGCAAAGGTGAAATTCTAAACGAAATGCTACCTTATTCCCTATACAGAGccagggcctggtcaaaagtaatgtactATAGGGGGCCGTTTATATACGTAGCCGTGGTCTACCATACCACCAGCAACAGGCGAAACCTACTTGGCGAAGTTGGCCAGGTTCTGAATGACCTTGGCGATGAGAGTGAGGGTACGGGAAGTGCGGTCGTCAGGGTACTCCTGCATGAGGCTGAAGAGTGAGGGGGACATGATGGCGGGACAGAGGAAGCGGAGGAACAAGGAGGCGCTGATAAGGCGCTTGCTAATGTCCTGGTTCCCTCGGGTCAGACACTGCTGCTTCCACGCTGCAAACACCTCCTTTAGCTCCCGCGGGAACACACTAGGGAGGCAGAGGGAAGAGTCAGTGTATAGGAGATTATTTGGAATCACAAGCTCATGAGGTAGCCCTGCCTGCTA encodes:
- the LOC106569068 gene encoding ras GTPase-activating protein nGAP isoform X4; this encodes MSLPRKFPEHSRHSGPKPPQFGMEGSYHWHHYRTRWLKQHSKSSPEQPLNGYEWRTSARLTPKIPNVPRVDSNDHIVMEPVHFRVLSLPRRTTTSSNSTGPVEQHSGQGRLRSLLSLIPYHRSVSEPGAGSSTKQTAVRKVRLDEEEQNVPFVHGLFSSVSQRISRILSIKDEPDPENQVPDVKGSPTHRFSCGQSPYSETSMWERKYCILTDSQLILLNKEEEMPGEVVDSPTDSSKGRILRRTVSVPSEGQVPEFQAEGASILEVSGERSPRRRSISGLGNSEKNISLDVPNSSPFKVPGFFSKRLKGSIKRTKSQTKLDRNTSFRLPSLRPSENDRSRGLPKLKESCSHESLLSPGSAVEALDLGMEEDVYVKPLHSSILGQEFCFEVTYSGGSKCFSCSSASERDKWMENLRRTVQPNKDNCRRTENVLRLWIIEAKDLPPKKKYFCELCLDDILYARTTSKTRADCLFWGEHFEFYSLPSVRSITVHIYKDVDRKKKKDKNNYVGLVNIPIGGVTGRQFVEKWYPVSTPTTSKGKGGGPSIRIKSRFQTISILPMEQYKEFAEFITNNYTMLCSVLEPVISVKNKEEMACALVHILQSTGRAKDFLTDLVMSEVDRCADHDVLIFRENTLATKAIEEYLKLVGQKYLHDALGEFIKALYESDENCEVDPGKCSSSELPEHRSNLKMCCELAFCKIINSYCVFPRELKEVFAAWKQQCLTRGNQDISKRLISASLFLRFLCPAIMSPSLFSLMQEYPDDRTSRTLTLIAKVIQNLANFAKFGNKEEYMAFMNDFLEHEWAGMMRFLTEISNPETISNTPGFEGYIDLGRELSVLHSLLWDVVSQLDKGENSFLQATVAKLGPLPRILGDIARSLSSPTPIQQQLRRFQDYSSSHNISGSISSGLQRIFEDPADSEVGRNKSPVQEHVTNGLHRGKHPLLGQQSSGHSMSFSDKDERENLLPSGRSISLVDLQDSHMVQSGKGPLPLHDAPPKLSRVGSQLSIGHPHQATTSQSHQALHQKPSLQDNLPQSAPQVRRPLHPSLSQQRSLQPLSFQNPVYHLSNQTQQQTAVHSTTHSVHSHSVHSLQPDSSSENLSTDSSRSHSNSEVEFGGGSQGGKGGRVPSNSSLEEFSRRSTQSEDCSTPRRHNLPDHHRGAHAVAVPRQSSTAHIVRVEQQSRSGGSGGARTPRSLPRSLPHSASLRSSSSINTEPMPIPIQAQPGTGGRSHQQSTCSMESPVPAVRSVAKQQTPPQVASPVEPVTMSPVERTAAWVLNNGQFEDEAAPADQSREDSRHAKKYEQEISKLKERLRVSSRCLEEYERRLLAQEQQMQKLLMEYKARLEDSEERLRRQQEEKDNQMKSIICRLIAVEEELKRDHAEMQAVIDAKQKIIDAQVNKAKEVIQAGK
- the LOC106569068 gene encoding ras GTPase-activating protein nGAP isoform X5 — encoded protein: METDSAIGDVDSLHGGLLSLDPLLDRILVDSLCQQQGWVRVYDVKGSPTHRFSCGQSPYSETSMWERKYCILTDSQLILLNKEEEMPGEVVDSPTDSSKGRILRRTVSVPSEGQVPEFQAEGASILEVSGERSPRRRSISGLGNSEKNISLDVPNSSPFKVPGFFSKRLKGSIKRTKSQTKLDRNTSFRLPSLRPSENDRSRGLPKLKESCSHESLLSPGSAVEALDLGMEEDVYVKPLHSSILGQEFCFEVTYSGGSKCFSCSSASERDKWMENLRRTVQPNKDNCRRTENVLRLWIIEAKDLPPKKKYFCELCLDDILYARTTSKTRADCLFWGEHFEFYSLPSVRSITVHIYKDVDRKKKKDKNNYVGLVNIPIGGVTGRQFVEKWYPVSTPTTSKGKGGGPSIRIKSRFQTISILPMEQYKEFAEFITNNYTMLCSVLEPVISVKNKEEMACALVHILQSTGRAKDFLTDLVMSEVDRCADHDVLIFRENTLATKAIEEYLKLVGQKYLHDALGEFIKALYESDENCEVDPGKCSSSELPEHRSNLKMCCELAFCKIINSYCVFPRELKEVFAAWKQQCLTRGNQDISKRLISASLFLRFLCPAIMSPSLFSLMQEYPDDRTSRTLTLIAKVIQNLANFAKFGNKEEYMAFMNDFLEHEWAGMMRFLTEISNPETISNTPGFEGYIDLGRELSVLHSLLWDVVSQLDKGENSFLQATVAKLGPLPRILGDIARSLSSPTPIQQQLRRFQDYSSSHNISGSISSGLQRIFEDPADSEVGRNKSPVQEHVTNGLHRGKHPLLGQQSSGHSMSFSDKDERENLLPSGRSISLVDLQDSHMVQSGKGPLPLHDAPPKLSRVGSQLSIGHPHQATTSQSHQALHQKPSLQDNLPQSAPQVRRPLHPSLSQQRSLQPLSFQNPVYHLSNQTQQQTAVHSTTHSVHSHSVHSLQPDSSSENLSTDSSRSHSNSEVEFGGGSQGGKGGRVPSNSSLEEFSRRSTQSEDCSTPRRHNLPDHHRGAHAVAVPRQSSTAHIVRVEQQSRSGGSGGARTPRSLPRSLPHSASLRSSSSINTEPMPIPIQAQPGTGGRSHQQSTCSMESPVPAVRSVAKQQTPPQVASPVEPVTMSPVERTAAWVLNNGQFEDEAAPADQSREDSRHAKKYEQEISKLKERLRVSSRCLEEYERRLLAQEQQMQKLLMEYKARLEDSEERLRRQQEEKDNQMKSIICRLIAVEEELKRDHAEMQAVIDAKQKIIDAQEKRISSLDAANSRLMSALTQVKERYSMQNLHNGLSPTNPTKLSITENGEFKNSNC
- the LOC106569068 gene encoding ras GTPase-activating protein nGAP isoform X7, with the protein product MEYIWEVSGERSPRRRSISGLGNSEKNISLDVPNSSPFKVPGFFSKRLKGSIKRTKSQTKLDRNTSFRLPSLRPSENDRSRGLPKLKESCSHESLLSPGSAVEALDLGMEEDVYVKPLHSSILGQEFCFEVTYSGGSKCFSCSSASERDKWMENLRRTVQPNKDNCRRTENVLRLWIIEAKDLPPKKKYFCELCLDDILYARTTSKTRADCLFWGEHFEFYSLPSVRSITVHIYKDVDRKKKKDKNNYVGLVNIPIGGVTGRQFVEKWYPVSTPTTSKGKGGGPSIRIKSRFQTISILPMEQYKEFAEFITNNYTMLCSVLEPVISVKNKEEMACALVHILQSTGRAKDFLTDLVMSEVDRCADHDVLIFRENTLATKAIEEYLKLVGQKYLHDALGEFIKALYESDENCEVDPGKCSSSELPEHRSNLKMCCELAFCKIINSYCVFPRELKEVFAAWKQQCLTRGNQDISKRLISASLFLRFLCPAIMSPSLFSLMQEYPDDRTSRTLTLIAKVIQNLANFAKFGNKEEYMAFMNDFLEHEWAGMMRFLTEISNPETISNTPGFEGYIDLGRELSVLHSLLWDVVSQLDKGENSFLQATVAKLGPLPRILGDIARSLSSPTPIQQQLRRFQDYSSSHNISGSISSGLQRIFEDPADSEVGRNKSPVQEHVTNGLHRGKHPLLGQQSSGHSMSFSDKDERENLLPSGRSISLVDLQDSHMVQSGKGPLPLHDAPPKLSRVGSQLSIGHPHQATTSQSHQALHQKPSLQDNLPQSAPQVRRPLHPSLSQQRSLQPLSFQNPVYHLSNQTQQQTAVHSTTHSVHSHSVHSLQPDSSSENLSTDSSRSHSNSEVEFGGGSQGGKGGRVPSNSSLEEFSRRSTQSEDCSTPRRHNLPDHHRGAHAVAVPRQSSTAHIVRVEQQSRSGGSGGARTPRSLPRSLPHSASLRSSSSINTEPMPIPIQAQPGTGGRSHQQSTCSMESPVPAVRSVAKQQTPPQVASPVEPVTMSPVERTAAWVLNNGQFEDEAAPADQSREDSRHAKKYEQEISKLKERLRVSSRCLEEYERRLLAQEQQMQKLLMEYKARLEDSEERLRRQQEEKDNQMKSIICRLIAVEEELKRDHAEMQAVIDAKQKIIDAQEKRISSLDAANSRLMSALTQVKERYSMQNLHNGLSPTNPTKLSITENGEFKNSNC
- the LOC106569068 gene encoding ras GTPase-activating protein nGAP isoform X8, which gives rise to MEYIWVSGERSPRRRSISGLGNSEKNISLDVPNSSPFKVPGFFSKRLKGSIKRTKSQTKLDRNTSFRLPSLRPSENDRSRGLPKLKESCSHESLLSPGSAVEALDLGMEEDVYVKPLHSSILGQEFCFEVTYSGGSKCFSCSSASERDKWMENLRRTVQPNKDNCRRTENVLRLWIIEAKDLPPKKKYFCELCLDDILYARTTSKTRADCLFWGEHFEFYSLPSVRSITVHIYKDVDRKKKKDKNNYVGLVNIPIGGVTGRQFVEKWYPVSTPTTSKGKGGGPSIRIKSRFQTISILPMEQYKEFAEFITNNYTMLCSVLEPVISVKNKEEMACALVHILQSTGRAKDFLTDLVMSEVDRCADHDVLIFRENTLATKAIEEYLKLVGQKYLHDALGEFIKALYESDENCEVDPGKCSSSELPEHRSNLKMCCELAFCKIINSYCVFPRELKEVFAAWKQQCLTRGNQDISKRLISASLFLRFLCPAIMSPSLFSLMQEYPDDRTSRTLTLIAKVIQNLANFAKFGNKEEYMAFMNDFLEHEWAGMMRFLTEISNPETISNTPGFEGYIDLGRELSVLHSLLWDVVSQLDKGENSFLQATVAKLGPLPRILGDIARSLSSPTPIQQQLRRFQDYSSSHNISGSISSGLQRIFEDPADSEVGRNKSPVQEHVTNGLHRGKHPLLGQQSSGHSMSFSDKDERENLLPSGRSISLVDLQDSHMVQSGKGPLPLHDAPPKLSRVGSQLSIGHPHQATTSQSHQALHQKPSLQDNLPQSAPQVRRPLHPSLSQQRSLQPLSFQNPVYHLSNQTQQQTAVHSTTHSVHSHSVHSLQPDSSSENLSTDSSRSHSNSEVEFGGGSQGGKGGRVPSNSSLEEFSRRSTQSEDCSTPRRHNLPDHHRGAHAVAVPRQSSTAHIVRVEQQSRSGGSGGARTPRSLPRSLPHSASLRSSSSINTEPMPIPIQAQPGTGGRSHQQSTCSMESPVPAVRSVAKQQTPPQVASPVEPVTMSPVERTAAWVLNNGQFEDEAAPADQSREDSRHAKKYEQEISKLKERLRVSSRCLEEYERRLLAQEQQMQKLLMEYKARLEDSEERLRRQQEEKDNQMKSIICRLIAVEEELKRDHAEMQAVIDAKQKIIDAQEKRISSLDAANSRLMSALTQVKERYSMQNLHNGLSPTNPTKLSITENGEFKNSNC